DNA from Prunus persica cultivar Lovell chromosome G6, Prunus_persica_NCBIv2, whole genome shotgun sequence:
GATACAAAGGAATGAAATTatacataaatttttatttaaaatgtcATCATAAACACAAACTTCATCGATAACCATTTCTGAATCATTTTGTATGAAAACTGGAAACAGAATAAAGGGGCAAATTATTCCAACAAAATATGTGCCAACACCTTTTGTCCTATTGCTGTTGCATATCTACTAAGTCTATGTTAGGTATGCCCACCACTAATTATTTCACCATCACCAAAAGTACAGTGTGATGCTAAGCACACTCATCTCTCTTGCTCAATGCTTAGTTCGAGTTGTCATATGCCttgtgttttacctaggaacAGAAAAGCTAGTAGTTTCTTCTACAGCTAAATTGTTTAcgaaatttatgttttaaagGAATAGCTAGTTCAGAAAACCACAGAGACACACGCACATCCCTCCATTCTTATTACACCCTTGGCAAAGAAATTTTCGGTTACCACATCTCTGAGAAGCAAAGAATCCCAATCTGGTAATCACAAGCTAACACTGGGCTATTGTAAAGGATAACATACACTAAACAACCGTTCCATTTTGCATCACAGACACTAACTTAATCATATGTTcgatcaaaaaaagaaaacttaatcATTTGTTATTAACAAACTCAACAACCATTTGATCCCTGGAACTAGTTTTTGAATGCGACATACATTTTTTTAACTGAATTTCGGAAACCTAGTTTAATCTACAAATTAAAGGAAGACAAAACCATGGATATACAGAAATCAACAAATGTCAATTTATGAAATTCAACAAAAGACCGTAcgtaccatttttcttttctaggcTGCCAATCCAAAGCTCATGAAGTACTTTTATTCAAAAGTTGAGATGCATGACAAATCAGCTCCCAACTCCAGCTGAGAAGTGTTCCTTTCCACCAGACACCATAAGAGAAAGAGACCCTTTTGAGCAAAACCATCAAACTTTTGAGAATGAACAAGAGTCGAGGTTAATGGGGTCAGACAAAAACTCCATTTTCCGGGAAAGTTGGCaagaaagtgaaggaaaaaatGGGAAGGGGTagaaagagaaacagagaTTGGTTGATTGGTGAGGTGGGAAAGTTTTGACTGTGTGATTGTGTGTGGGAAGTGAATGTGGATCGAGTCGGTTGTGGGAGTGACATTCTTCAGAAGCGCCTCTTGTTTCGGTTGCTTTCCTTTGTTTGCGCGCCAATTAGTGGCTACTAACCaagtcttctctctctttctttaacGGTACATCTCCTTGTGTCATAGTGCTCTCTCGGTCTGGGGATGTTCCAATCTTGTGTATCTGAATGTATTGTAAACATTTGCTACTCGTCATGAAAACCGTTGGATTGGGATCAAAGTCTTCGAAACATTTTAACGGACtggattttctttcttttcctccatGTGTTTGTATTTGAATGTGACGTCTATCACCGTCTTGCTGTTTTTTCGTTTAAACATAACAGAAAGTTTTGTCTTTCAGAAACAtgctttaaaataataaatatgaaaGAGTTTAGGATCTTCCCTGCTTCAACTGGCAGACGCATTTACAAAGATTTGGTTTTTATACTTGTATATGATTCCTTCCACTGTTAAACAGTTTGGGGGAGCTGAAGATCCAAGCTCCAAACTAACCAGTGGTTCCCTGCCCTGCCCAAATGTTCTACTTGTAAACAGTCTTTCTAATGTTCTACTTTACATGTTACAACCATTTACAATTACCAGTGCTGTTTTCCACCGCAACAGAAAATGCATATCAATCAATAGTCAGAAAAGAATCTTTAAAcagaagataaaagaaaaagtgggAAAAGAATACTGAAGTCTCCATAAAaaggtaaaagaaaattttatgcacatatatatatatcacagcAAAGAGAACATCATCTCAATATTCTAAGGAAACTGTCATATGTTAATTACATAAAACAACTAAATGCAACACAGGTCACTTGCAGGGATCGTATGAAATAGATGTCTACAACTTTCTCCTCCGTAAGTCTTTAGGGGCATAAACAGGAGCGCGGCCAAGAAGGTCTAAAGTAAGGCATTACTTGACTGTCATCCCATTGAATAGAAGAGTCACGACCAAGATATGGAATCAGTGTAAGCCTCCGGCTCTTGAGgtgaaagagaaatatgttccATCCAGCTCTTATGAAGACATATTCAGAATTCTGGGGAAGGAATGACAATATTTGAGCTTCTTTAGAATTCTTTGCAGAGTCTGGATTTTGCTTCCACATTGCTTTGAAACTTAGTTTGTACCTTAAATTCCACCTGTTCTGTGATTGCACGTTTGATGAGAAACTATTTCCTTCCCTCTCAAGAACCCATATCTCCATGCCTGACGTGCTGCTCTGACCATACTGCAAATGCCCATCTGGGGCCTCCCCAAGAACACACTCATCATAATCTTGAGAAATCGTACCATCTGGTAATTTAAGCAAAACTATACGCCTATCTCCAAGACGTGGATCATAAATGGCTAGATTTCCCTGGGTTGCAAACCAGTATACGACACCACTAATTACAGTAGCCACTGCCCAAGGACGCAAGGCAAATGTTGAAGAGCAAGTGAGCGTATAATGTTTCCATGTACCAGTCACTGAAGAGAAAGTCTCAATGGAGACAGTATTAACTTCATCACGTCTGCAGTCACATCTTGCCCGAATAACCTTGTAGTGGATGATTTCCTCAAAACACTCCTCGGTGACACTGAAgaatgcaatacacaaactttTATAGTACCGCTGAGGTTGAGGAAGTCGGCATAGCTGTTTGGTGATTGGGTTCCACACAGAATATGTCATTGGGTGGCggccaaaaagaagaaggccaTTGGAAGAGTCAATGAAATAGCCAAGCTGTTTGGGGATCCCAGAAACCAGTAAATTATCGCCTTCCTCACAAGTTGACAATAAATGAAGTGCACGCTCTGATGGGGGCCGGCATATGCCATGTTTAGATCTTCCAAGGTATAGATGATTGCACACAAAGAAGCCCAAAAGATGAAAACTTATTCTCCATCGAGCATGGTAATCCTTTCGAAAAGAAGAGCTACATATCACACGAAGCCACCTCTTTGATACgagtatgaaattgaaaacagaTTTCTCTGGCAGTCGAAGGAGGATCTCGTGTAGGATGTCATCAGTCAATGCAGCATGAATATCATTTGCAGACCTCTTTTGACCCTTCATCTGGACACATAAAATTGTGCGGAGAGCATGCTCCACTGTATGAGTACAGTCCTAATAATGTGTAGCAGATCATATCCAATATTAAAGCATCTCAATTGAcataaaaacacacaaatCTATAAGTCACCAGTTTGTCCATGATTTAAAACACTACTACTActgataaattaaaatattttcttatatCAACATAACCTAGTAATGATATCCATCAGCGACGATAGACGTTTATTTGATCTATATTGCTCAGCAATCTTTTATCATAATCTGGTAAGCAACATATCGCTAGAACTGTTTTCAActtcagattttttttcaaactatAACCAAATATgcaactaaaattaaaataattgttaGATAATAAGCTTTGGCTCGCGAATTCGGGAAAGAAGAGGGATTGAGGACAAAAGAACGAGATTGAACCCATATGAGCCCTGCAACCAATTTGCTGAATTGCGGAATTGCCCTTCACCAGTTCTAAAGAAACAAACCCAATCTCCAAACTTCTAAGTTTCTAACACTTGAACAGCTTATGATCACAAAAACCCAGAATTTGTCTATAATCCGGTTACTCATTTACATTGTACTAAATCCATCGAGGAAAAAGACCAAATCTTTCCTCAGCAAAGCCCAACAAAAATTGCTTCTGACACCTTAAAGTTTTCATCTTGCAAGTTGTCCGATACTGATACAACAGAGAACATAAGACCCAGAACGTAATCACCTTCACTTCCTACTCTAAGCAATCAAATGGAAACGAAAGACGGTAACTACATTAGCCCATCTACCATTTTTGCCCTATTCATCAATTatatcaaaagaaagaaagagaatcaATTAAACAAAAGCATGCATAAAAGAAAGGGAATGTGTAGCTTAAAAGAGCGTACCTGAGAGAATGCGTAGCTTAAAAGCAAGTGAATGGGTGCTTGCCCTTCAGCTTGAGCGTCTTAAGGTTTGGGAAATTGGAGGTGATGAATTTCGGGTGGCCAAGTGGGTTTTTGACTGGATTGTGACCTCACTGGGATTTTATTGGGCTTTTCCGGGACCAGcttattgtttcttttgtcttcGGGCCAgctttgttgggttttggcGTGGCGGGTCAACTATATAGCGGGTCAAGTTTACATGTCTACCGGCCTTCAGTGACGTAacaggaaaaataaataaagagaaggggaagaagaagagtgagATATAGGCTGCTAATCTCTGGGAGGGAAAGAAAATTATCGAGATGACAAGCCTCGTTGTGCCATTAACAGATTTGGGTCTCTAATTCCATATAAGCTCGAGGCAAGATTTGCTTGCTCCCTCATTTTTACCCCCcaagattttcttttctttttaacaagTTGTACCCCAAGTTCATAAGAATTCAAGCATCCGCTGCAAGATGTGCAATTTATTCAAATCCATAGTGGTGGCTGCGGCGTTATTGCTTCTGGGTCCGTGCACTGTCACCAAATGCATGGCGTTTGGTTCTCCTCCTTCTTCTGAGACCACTATGCACACTAACAATTGGGCTGTTCTGGTCTGCACCTCTCGATTCTGGTAATTCAAACTTTGTTTTGCTCTTTTCAACttgtcttttttctatttctgtGTGAAATAGATATCGCCCAAGTTATAATTTCCGATAGCCTTCTAaaagtttctttacttttatcttttactaatttaattttttgataaaaattcGGGTGTGTTTGATATGATTATTAGTTTGCTTACTTTGTGGATCGTATCCATCCATGAGCACTTTCTAGTTTATTTGCTCAGTTTTTTAACCATGCTTGGCAACAATGCAAAAGAGAAGTTGGAATTACGTACTGTATGAACCATAACCATTTTTCTAGATGTGGATGCATGAATGTACACTAATTCATCTTCGGCTTTGGTATAGGTTTAAACTTGTGAAATGGCCATCTACTTTTTCAGCGTTTCATATTTTCAATGCTGGGGGA
Protein-coding regions in this window:
- the LOC18773358 gene encoding F-box protein At5g03970, encoding MKGQKRSANDIHAALTDDILHEILLRLPEKSVFNFILVSKRWLRVICSSSFRKDYHARWRISFHLLGFFVCNHLYLGRSKHGICRPPSERALHLLSTCEEGDNLLVSGIPKQLGYFIDSSNGLLLFGRHPMTYSVWNPITKQLCRLPQPQRYYKSLCIAFFSVTEECFEEIIHYKVIRARCDCRRDEVNTVSIETFSSVTGTWKHYTLTCSSTFALRPWAVATVISGVVYWFATQGNLAIYDPRLGDRRIVLLKLPDGTISQDYDECVLGEAPDGHLQYGQSSTSGMEIWVLEREGNSFSSNVQSQNRWNLRYKLSFKAMWKQNPDSAKNSKEAQILSFLPQNSEYVFIRAGWNIFLFHLKSRRLTLIPYLGRDSSIQWDDSQVMPYFRPSWPRSCLCP